A genomic segment from Salmo trutta chromosome 38, fSalTru1.1, whole genome shotgun sequence encodes:
- the rrp36 gene encoding ribosomal RNA processing protein 36 homolog, translating into MSTMSSGHQKATMKRKQHQEVAATVSRLDNKSKKTKRLSNKAHDSSGEDSELEQNFALLSKKSSSGMSEEESGREEEESSLSGGEALEDDGEEEANDEDDAEVENAESDGVDQTGLGSDSEDVDDDPEQPESVNSSGEIQTEDDIKKELSTMSFEDIMKLQNKVGTKVYNEIAYGTTKAKQTPRKKRLNKNRPMEISAKRPAPFLRQVVPVKKSVSRDPRFDDLSGEYKPEIFEKTYRFINDIKQRERDVVQKKLKQPIKSNQKKEKLQFLLKRMENQERARKSREQQREKELEFKRKQREMAGQGLKPFFLKKSDKKKLDLAEKYSELKKSGKLENFLSKKRKRNAGKDRKKLPFQQK; encoded by the exons ATG TCCACAATGTCCTCCGGGCACCAGAAAGCAACGATGAAGCGAAAGCAACATCAAGAAGTGGCTGCCACTGTGTCTAGGTTGGATAACAAGTCAAAAAAGACCAAACGTCTGTCAAATAAAGCCCATGACAGTAGTGGTGAAGACTCCGAACTGGAACAAAACTTTGCCTTACTCAGTAAAAAGAGCTCCTCAGGTATGAGCGAGGAAGAGTCTGGACGAGAGGAAGAGGAGTCCAGTTTGAGTGGTGGAGAAGCTCTTGAGGATGACGGTGAAGAGGAGGCTAATGATGAAGATGATGCAGAGGTTGAAAATGCAGAGAGTGATGGTGTCGACCAGACAGGTTTGGGTAGTGACTCTGAGGATGTCGATGATGACCCAGAACAACCGGAATCGGTAAACAGCAGTGGTGAAATACAAACAGAAGACGACATTAAAAAAG AGCTTTCAACAATGTCTTTTGAGGACATTATGAAGCTTCAAAACAAGGTGGGGACAAAGGTCTATAATGAAATAGCCTACGGAACAACCAAGGCAAAACAAACTCCCAGGAAGAAACGTCTCAACAAGAATAG GCCCATGGAGATATCAGCCAAGAGGCCCGCCCCTTTTCTCAGACAAGTAGTTCCTGTCAAGAAATCA GTGTCAAGAGATCCTCGATTTGACGATCTGTCTGGTGAATACAAACCGGAGATCTTTGAGAAAACATACAGATTCATCAACGACATCAAACAGCGCGAGAGAGAT gtagTGCAGAAGAAGCTCAAGCAACCAATAAAGAGCAACCAGAAGAAGGAGAAACTTCAGTTCCTGTTGAAAAGAATG GAGAACCAGGAGCGGGCCCGGAAGAGCCGGGAACAGCAGCGTGAGAAGGAGCTAGAGTTCaagaggaagcagagagagatggcaggccagggacTGAAGCCTTTCTTCCTCAAGAAAT CTGACAAGAAGAAGCTGGACCTGGCGGAGAAGTACAGCGAACTGAAGAAGAGCGGCAAGCTGGAAAACTTCCTCAgcaagaagaggaagaggaatgctggcaAAGACCGCAAGAAGCTGCCTTTCCAGCAGAAGTGA